tgtatatatatatgtatgtatgtgtgtgtgtatatatatatatatatatatatatatatatatatatatatatatatatatatatatatatatatatatatatatatatatatatatatatatatatatatatatatatatatatatatatatatatatatatacatacatatatacgtaaaaTATATGtggatatatatatttgtatttatctatgtatatatgtaagtatatatgtatgcatgtattttatatgtaaatacaatatacatacatattgtatatatgtatgtatatatactgtatttgtgtatgtatgtatatactgtatgtatgcatctatgtatgtatgtatgcataaatgcatatgtatgtgtgcatgtatatatactctgtgtgtatgcgtgtgagTATATATCTATGCATGTAAGAATATATgtgagtatatatgtatgtatctatctgtgtatgtaagtatatatgagtatatatgtatgcatgtatgtattttatatatactgtatgtgtgtatgtatgtatttatttatgaatgtaaGTATGAGTataaatgtatgcatgtatgtgagtatatatgtatgcatgtaagaATATATgtgagtatatatgtatgcatgtatgtattttatatatactgtatgtttgtatgtatactgtatgtgtatgtacgtatgtatttattcatgtatgtaagtaaatatgagtttatatgtatgcatgtatgtatgtatgcatgcatgtatgtatgtatgcatatgtatgtgtgtatgtttgtatatatactctatgtgtgtatgtatttatttatgtatgtaagtatatgtgagtttatatgtatgcatgtatctatgtatgtaagtatatatgtatgtatgcataaatgcatatgtatgtgtgtatttctgtATGTATACCctatgtgtgcatgcatgtatgtaagtatgtttgttagtatatatgtatgtatgtatgtatgtatgtatatatgaatgtctatatgtatgtgtgtatgtctgtatatacgtatactctgtgtgtgtgtatgtatgtgaatatatatgtatgcatgtatgtaagtatttatacatgtatgcatgtacataTTTCTATTTATGGATACCAACCAACCAATGAGCATATCATCTTTCAGCGTTCATTGTACTTAGTAGCTCTACGTCATGGAAGATAATTCTATGTTTCTATGTCATGTCCATCTACATGATGTATATCTACACAGTACCTCTCTGATATtcaatagatgatctttgaggcCAGTGTTGGACTTTGGGAAGAAGAGGTAGATGTTTGaaaagatgccccccccccccatcagccaGGCTTTACAGGTTGTTATCATTCCACAAACACGAAGAAGCGATGAGCATTTTCTCCACTTTGAAATGCCAGCCCTCCTTTGCTCCTTTGTTGTGCTGTTTGAGGGGGCGGGATGACAAACAGGTCCCGCGTATAAAGCCATCATCCCGCCACTGCGGGGCGGCAGGACGCCTCCGACACCCCGAGCTTCCCGCCTCCACGCGCTCTGCCGGGAACCTTTTGGAATTCCACTCGGACTTTTGTGTCGGGCCGCGAAGAAGGCGGAAGGACCTGCGAGCGATCATGCGGCTCGTGTGTGTTACGCACGGCTTCCTGCCTCTGTGGCTCCCGCTGCTCGGATCCGTGTTGGACGTTTACGCGGGGCCGATTTTGCTCAACTCCAACGCCATTAAGAACCTCCCGGGAGGTAAAGGCTTCGACGCGGTCAGCCCGAGTCCACGCACGTCTCCCCCCGGCAGCGTGGGACACAAAGCGCCCGTGGACACTTTGCAGGTACGCTCCTTTTCTCCTTTGCATCTGTGCGCAAAAGTCCGCGCGCAACGACCGCTTGGCTTCAACGAGCGGCTCTTCTGGCGTCTCTAGCAGGCGGGAGTTTGCGCGGACGATGACGACTGCGGAGGGGATGAATTCTGCAACGACGTCCGGAGCATTTGTCTGCCCTGCCGCAGGAACCGGAAGCGGTGCGCACGGGATTCCATGTGTTGCGCGGGAAGTCGCTGCAGCAACGGTGAGAAAAAGCATCCTCGAACCTTTTTATCTTTGTTGCTTTGCGTGTGCTGACACCACctcgtaaccccccccccccccaaccccccaccccaggTGTTTGTCAGACGAACGACCTTGACGGCGAGGCGGgctggcacacacacaacaacagcaTGGAGCACCACGCCAAAAGACCACTGGTGGCCCAGGACACCCACCCTGTCAAAGGTGACTTCCATCCCCGCCGCCTTTCGGATCGGGAAGCTTTGCTCTAACGTCTTCTCTGTTGGCACCAAAGGTCAGGAAGGAGATACGTGTCTGCGCTCGGCCGACTGCGCCGAGGGTCTGTGCTGCGCCAGGCACTTCTGGTCGCGCATCTGCAAGCCGGTGCTGACGGAGGGCCAGGTGTGCACGCGCCACCGCAGGAAGGGCACCCACGGCTTGGAGCTCTTCCAGCGCTGCGACTGCGGCGACGGCCTGGCCTGCAGGCCCGAGAGAGGCGAGCGAGACCACGGCGTCGGCAGGACGTCGTCCCGGAACCTACACACCTGTCAGAGACGCTGACCGACTCGCGGCGGCGACACGAAGGGTCACAGACACTGACACCCAAGACTTCCTGTCCTGCCCGTGCCGCTGTCGAGCCCGCCGGCGCAAGGAAGCGCGCCTCCCGGGGAAAGCGATGCCCCGCAGATGGACTCATCGGGATGGGAGGAAGCGGCCGCACGGATCCGTCTTGGAACGGCGGCGAtggcagacatgtttttgtttctgttttcatGGAACTGGAGTTATTGCAGTaaattactgtactgtaaataggactggggggggggggcggagggggggctTGTGTCGACACCAGGAATATAAAACATGGTGCTGCATGCCgtgtaaatgtgtttcataaGAAAATGTTCTATGGAGAAAATGTGaatatatttcttttattaaACGCTCCTCTACTCATAAGCTGACTTTTTCCTCACCCTGCTTTTACGAGGCCTGCAGCGCTGGTAATTAGGCGCTGCTCAGCGCTAAATAAGCGCTCCTTTCAGCAAAGCCGCAGCCGTTTGGACAATTACTGGCGTTGTTGTTTAACACGGCGCGCCATTTCTCCCAAATCAGCGCTTCCAGGATGCTTGGAATATTTTGGCCATGCATGCCGCACTAACTCATTACCcacaaatgacacacacacacatgcatgcacacacac
The window above is part of the Doryrhamphus excisus isolate RoL2022-K1 chromosome 20, RoL_Dexc_1.0, whole genome shotgun sequence genome. Proteins encoded here:
- the LOC131108062 gene encoding dickkopf-related protein 1-like, which translates into the protein MRLVCVTHGFLPLWLPLLGSVLDVYAGPILLNSNAIKNLPGGKGFDAVSPSPRTSPPGSVGHKAPVDTLQQAGVCADDDDCGGDEFCNDVRSICLPCRRNRKRCARDSMCCAGSRCSNGVCQTNDLDGEAGWHTHNNSMEHHAKRPLVAQDTHPVKGQEGDTCLRSADCAEGLCCARHFWSRICKPVLTEGQVCTRHRRKGTHGLELFQRCDCGDGLACRPERGERDHGVGRTSSRNLHTCQRR